One part of the Rutidosis leptorrhynchoides isolate AG116_Rl617_1_P2 chromosome 1, CSIRO_AGI_Rlap_v1, whole genome shotgun sequence genome encodes these proteins:
- the LOC139898277 gene encoding EH domain-containing protein 1-like has protein sequence MVIASNGSMTSFCSKDRQKTYQQWFNFVDSDGDGRITGDDATKFFIKSNIDKSQLKQVWAIADSKRQGFLGFKEFITAMQLISLAQAGHELSADLLRNTEFMDHLEPPLMEDLDSLLVNHGGSRNNGVAETNSILAVVQHAPPKNMFTKMLSKKSSGQTSLAKVTSIVDGLKRLYNEKLKPLEVAYRYNDFASPLLTNSDFDAKPMVMLLGQYSTGKTTFIKHLLKCNYPGAHIGPEPTTDRFIVVMGGPDERSVPGNTIAVQADMPFKALTTFGGAFLSKFECSQMPHPLLEHITFVDTPGVLSGEKQRTQRSYDFTGVIKWFAEKCDLILLLFDPHKLDISDEFKRVISSLRGQDDKIRVVLNKADQVDTQQLMRVYGALMWSLGKVLNTPEVTRVYIGSFNDKPVKEEFTDSMGKELFEREQDDLLDDLIDIPKKACDRRINEFVKRARAAKIHAYIISQLKKEMPAVMGKSKAQQKLMKNLEDVFAKVQKEFHLPAGDFPDVEHFRQVLGAYNIDKFEKLKPKMIQAVDDMLGYDIPDLLKNFKNPYE, from the exons ATGGTGATTGCATCAAATGGTTCGATGACCTCTTTTTGCTCCAAGGATCGTCAAAAAACTTATCAACAATGGTTCAACTTTGTTGATTCAG ATGGAGATGGTCGGATTACAGGGGACGATGCTACCAAGTTCTTCATTAAATCAAATATTGATAAATCTCAACTTAAGCAG GTTTGGGCAATTGCAGATTCCAAACGTCAAGGTTTTTTAGGTTTTAAAGAGTTCATCACTGCTATGCAG TTGATCTCTCTGGCACAAGCTGGACATGAATTGAGTGCTGATTTACTAAGAAATACAG AATTTATGGATCATTTGGAACCTCCATTGATGGAAGATTTGGATTCACTTCTAGTG AATCATGGTGGTTCAAGAAACAATGGTGTTGCTGAAACTAATA GCATTTTGGCAGTAGTGCAACATGCACCCCCAAAGAACATGTTTACTAAAATGCTTAGTAAGAAG TCATCTGGCCAAACATCTCTTGCTAAAGTCACATCTATTGTTGACGGTTTAAAGAGATTGTATAATGAAAAACTAAAGCCATTGGAAGTTGCTTATCGCTACAATGATTTTGCTTCTCCTCTGTTG ACAAATAGTGACTTTGATGCGAAACCTATGGTAATGCTTCTTGGTCAATACTCAACTGGGAAGACAACATTTATCAAACATCTTCTCAAGTGCAACTACCCTG GAGCTCACATTGGACCAGAACCTACAACGGACAGATTTATTGTTGTAATG GGTGGACCTGACGAGAGAAGTGTACCTGGAAACACAATTGCTGTACAAGCGGATATGCCGTTTAAAGCCCTTACTACTTTTGGAGGCGCATTTTTATCAAAGTTTGAATGTTCTCAAATGCCACATCCT CTTTTAGAGCATATCACATTTGTTGATACGCCCGGAGTTTTATCTGGAGAGAAACAACGCACACAAAGAAGTTATGATTTCACTGGGGTCATAAAGTGGTTTGCTGAAAAGTGTGATCTTATTCTTCTTCTATTTGACCCTCATAAACTTGATATAAGTGATGAGTTTAAGCGTGTGATATCATCTTTACGTGGTCAAGATGATAAGATTCGTGTTGTTCTTAACAAGGCGGACCAAGTTGATACTCAACAG TTAATGCGGGTTTATGGTGCGCTGATGTGGTCCCTTGGAAAAGTACTCAACACGCCTGAAGTAACTCGTGTTTACATTGG ATCATTTAATGATAAACCAGTGAAAGAAGAATTTACTGATTCCATGGGTAAGGAGCTTTTTGAAAGAGAACAAGATGATCTTCTTGATGACTTGATAGACATTCCAAAGAAGGCGTGTGATCGTAGG ATCAATGAGTTTGTTAAACGGGCCAGAGCTGCGAAAATTCATGCCTATATAATAAGCCAGTTGAAAAAAGAGATGCCTGCTGTCATGGGTAAATCTAAAGCTCAGCAAAAACTCATGAAGAATCTTGAGGATGTATTCGCAaag GTTCAAAAGGAGTTTCATTTGCCGGCGGGTGATTTTCCAGATGTGGAGCACTTTAGGCAAGTTCTTGGTGCATACAACATCGATAAGTTTGAGAAACTGAAGCCAAAGATGATCCAGGCCGTAGATGACATGCTCGGATACGATATTCCGGACCTGTTGAAAAACTTTAAAAATCCCTATGAATAG